From a single Theropithecus gelada isolate Dixy chromosome 8, Tgel_1.0, whole genome shotgun sequence genomic region:
- the LOC112630292 gene encoding small integral membrane protein 15-like has product MFDIKPWAEYVVEWAAKDPYGFLTAVILALTPLFLASAVLSWKLAKMIEASEKEQKKKQNAKKTLQKLND; this is encoded by the coding sequence ATGTTTGATATAAAGCCTTGGGCTGAGTATGTTGTGGAATGGGCTGCAAAGGACCCATATGGCTTCCTTACAGCGGTTATTTTGGCCCTTACTCCACTGTTCCTAGCAAGTGCTGTACTGTCTTGGAAATTGGCCAAGATGATTGAGGCCAGCGAGAAggagcaaaagaagaaacaaaatgccAAGAAAACACTGCAAAAGCTAAACGACTAA